The following coding sequences lie in one Mucilaginibacter sp. KACC 22773 genomic window:
- a CDS encoding c-type cytochrome: MLVNKKILVTLGLMSVVVIGAMTSMTPKKADEPGWKNLKVLPKNITKDQLHDVMEEWEHSLGVHCNFCHVRDEAAKQMDWANDAKPEKKMARDMFKMMNKINEKYFDAKKDSLGLTLKSGVNCYSCHRGTAHPEVTLPAGRGPGGPPPGAPGVGPGGPPPNGQPGSPPAGTPAPDKKE, translated from the coding sequence ATGCTGGTAAACAAAAAAATATTAGTTACCCTTGGCCTCATGTCGGTAGTGGTAATAGGTGCCATGACATCGATGACACCCAAAAAAGCCGATGAGCCGGGTTGGAAAAACCTGAAAGTATTACCCAAAAACATCACCAAAGATCAATTGCATGATGTAATGGAAGAGTGGGAACACTCGTTGGGTGTGCATTGCAACTTTTGCCACGTACGTGATGAAGCCGCAAAACAAATGGACTGGGCAAACGATGCCAAACCAGAAAAGAAAATGGCGCGCGATATGTTCAAGATGATGAACAAAATCAACGAGAAATATTTTGATGCTAAAAAAGACTCATTAGGCTTAACATTAAAATCGGGAGTTAACTGTTACAGCTGCCATCGTGGCACTGCCCATCCCGAAGTAACATTGCCTGCAGGTCGTGGCCCGGGCGGCCCTCCTCCGGGTGCCCCTGGTGTTGGCCCCGGTGGTCCGCCGCCAAACGGACAGCCTGGTTCTCCACCCGCAGGTACACCAGCACCTGATAAAAAGGAATAA
- a CDS encoding SDR family oxidoreductase, with protein MAIKTTVITGATSGIGKETALSLARQGHSLYLLVRNMQKGDELKTYLINETGNKEVHVIKCDLADLQTVRDAAVELSGKLFAINTLINNAGGIFAERELSKDGFELTFTINHLGHFLLTNMLMPLLQKGQARIINVSSEAHKRGTPQFDDLQCERSYNSWKVYGMNKLFNIYFTQSLASKFANKGVLAFSLHPGVVNTHFWDDFKGLGKLMTTLIRPFMISAQQGAATTVFLATAPRLDKYNGGYFKKKKIAKTSAIATDTAARDKLWAISEKLSL; from the coding sequence ATGGCAATAAAAACAACCGTTATTACAGGTGCTACATCGGGCATTGGGAAAGAAACCGCGCTTTCATTGGCCCGGCAGGGGCATTCACTTTACCTGTTGGTGCGCAACATGCAAAAAGGCGATGAACTCAAAACCTATTTAATTAACGAAACCGGGAACAAGGAAGTGCATGTTATTAAATGCGACCTGGCCGATTTACAAACCGTGCGCGATGCCGCTGTCGAATTATCCGGCAAGTTATTTGCCATCAACACGCTTATCAACAACGCAGGCGGTATTTTTGCGGAACGTGAGCTAAGTAAAGATGGTTTTGAATTAACCTTCACCATTAACCACCTCGGGCATTTTTTATTGACTAACATGCTGATGCCGCTGCTGCAAAAAGGGCAGGCACGCATTATCAACGTTAGCTCAGAAGCACATAAACGTGGTACCCCACAGTTTGATGATCTGCAATGCGAGCGATCATACAATTCATGGAAAGTTTATGGGATGAATAAACTGTTCAATATCTATTTTACACAATCGTTAGCCTCAAAATTTGCCAATAAGGGTGTTCTCGCATTTTCGTTGCATCCGGGTGTGGTAAATACCCACTTTTGGGATGATTTTAAAGGGCTGGGCAAACTGATGACCACCCTGATTCGCCCGTTTATGATCAGCGCACAGCAAGGGGCGGCAACTACCGTATTCCTGGCAACCGCGCCGCGCCTTGATAAATATAACGGCGGCTATTTTAAAAAGAAAAAAATTGCCAAAACATCTGCCATCGCCACGGATACCGCTGCCCGCGACAAACTTTGGGCTATCAGCGAGAAATTGAGCCTTTGA
- a CDS encoding Hint domain-containing protein encodes MRKLTLTILLTGSIYLSRAQTTAAVNPRPLTMDEYSKAQTFTIADLDKDTYVKFENAYVLDRYENRKPYFITGSDGLKKRVDLYKLIAKEGMQEIGLMVFYTNEKGKLYKALVPDFTADGKVWEKYFLDIDNINKVETNFILKLSYVLSKEVSFQQYKVLNGGKDMKEESATYGNDICFPGDEMVTMANGSKKMLSTIKSGDEVITIDPATNKSSVVRVKELTTHEAKNYALTRLVLVAADVKNTRTGRLVNLNTKVLQATPNHPMLTKQGSLKMGEIATGQEVLCLNEQTGKYEAFTVLQKTENGGGIQKVYNIVADGGSTLLMNGVMVMQK; translated from the coding sequence ATGCGTAAACTAACATTAACAATACTTTTAACCGGTTCTATTTATTTAAGCCGTGCACAAACAACTGCGGCGGTAAATCCTCGTCCGCTTACTATGGATGAGTATAGCAAAGCCCAAACCTTTACCATTGCCGATCTGGATAAGGATACATATGTAAAATTTGAGAACGCCTACGTACTGGACAGGTATGAAAACCGGAAACCGTATTTTATCACCGGATCTGACGGGCTTAAAAAACGCGTCGACCTTTATAAGCTGATAGCTAAGGAAGGCATGCAGGAAATTGGGCTGATGGTGTTTTATACCAACGAAAAAGGCAAATTATATAAAGCCCTGGTGCCCGATTTTACTGCCGATGGCAAAGTATGGGAAAAGTACTTTTTAGATATTGATAATATTAACAAGGTTGAAACCAATTTTATTCTGAAGCTATCGTATGTATTGTCAAAAGAGGTAAGTTTTCAGCAATATAAAGTGCTGAACGGCGGCAAGGATATGAAGGAAGAATCAGCTACATACGGTAACGATATTTGTTTCCCTGGCGATGAGATGGTAACCATGGCCAATGGTAGCAAAAAAATGCTGAGCACGATAAAAAGCGGCGATGAAGTAATTACCATTGACCCGGCCACCAATAAAAGTTCGGTAGTTAGGGTAAAGGAGTTAACCACCCACGAAGCAAAAAATTATGCCTTAACACGCCTGGTGCTTGTTGCTGCAGATGTTAAAAACACCAGGACAGGTAGGTTGGTAAACCTGAATACCAAAGTATTGCAGGCCACGCCAAACCACCCGATGCTTACCAAACAGGGCAGCCTAAAAATGGGCGAGATAGCTACCGGCCAGGAAGTGCTTTGCCTTAACGAGCAAACCGGCAAATACGAAGCCTTTACTGTACTTCAGAAAACAGAAAATGGCGGCGGTATCCAAAAAGTTTACAACATAGTAGCCGATGGCGGCAGCACCCTGCTGATGAACGGCGTTATGGTGATGCAGAAGTAA
- a CDS encoding pyridoxal phosphate-dependent aminotransferase, with protein sequence MANSLNRRNWIKSSALMAGGLAFFSGTISKLAAMPVAKKLAPLAKRFTDMDAIADAPPVLKARLLANENPFGPSPAAKKAIQEAIDLGYQYPMQSMGVLYDKIASYEGISSGNVLMESGSSPLLLAAAMYYSKGGKSIITGDPSYDDLPSHAERLEGKWVKVPLTADYKLDLDAMEAKIDANTGLVYICNPNNPTATILDTAKLKAFCERVSKKVTVFVDEAYIDYLPDPKGSSMISTMKAGSNIIVARTFSKLYGFAGLRCGYIVAQPDTIKALSNYTTGFSLSATTIAGAIAGYREEAFLKEALEKTLASKEYLYSVLKKEGYEYIPSSANFVMFPLKMDSRKFVSEMMKRGVGVRSWQFNNKEWCRVSIGRMDEMEAFAEAFKQLS encoded by the coding sequence ATGGCAAACTCACTTAACCGCAGAAACTGGATCAAGTCCAGCGCACTTATGGCCGGGGGACTGGCCTTCTTTTCGGGGACAATCAGTAAGCTGGCCGCTATGCCGGTTGCTAAGAAGCTGGCCCCGCTGGCTAAACGCTTTACCGATATGGATGCCATAGCAGATGCGCCACCGGTATTAAAAGCCCGCTTACTGGCTAATGAAAACCCATTTGGCCCATCACCCGCCGCAAAAAAAGCAATCCAGGAAGCTATCGACCTGGGTTACCAATACCCAATGCAATCAATGGGGGTGCTTTACGATAAAATTGCCAGCTATGAGGGAATTTCATCCGGTAACGTCCTAATGGAATCCGGCTCATCACCATTATTATTGGCCGCCGCCATGTATTACAGCAAGGGCGGAAAAAGCATTATCACCGGCGATCCATCTTATGACGACCTGCCATCGCATGCCGAAAGGCTGGAAGGCAAATGGGTTAAAGTACCATTGACCGCCGACTATAAACTTGATTTGGACGCCATGGAGGCCAAAATCGACGCTAACACGGGGTTGGTTTATATCTGTAACCCAAATAACCCAACCGCGACTATATTGGATACCGCCAAATTAAAAGCCTTTTGCGAGCGGGTATCAAAAAAAGTAACTGTTTTTGTTGATGAAGCCTACATCGATTACCTGCCCGATCCTAAAGGTTCCTCGATGATAAGCACCATGAAAGCCGGCAGCAATATTATAGTTGCCCGTACATTCTCTAAACTATACGGGTTTGCCGGCCTGCGCTGCGGGTACATCGTGGCTCAACCGGATACTATTAAGGCCTTATCTAATTACACCACCGGTTTCTCGCTGTCGGCAACAACAATTGCCGGTGCTATTGCCGGCTATCGCGAGGAGGCATTTTTGAAAGAAGCTTTAGAAAAAACGCTGGCATCAAAAGAGTATTTGTACTCGGTGCTGAAAAAGGAAGGCTACGAATACATTCCGTCATCGGCCAATTTTGTAATGTTCCCGCTAAAAATGGACAGCAGAAAATTTGTTAGCGAAATGATGAAACGTGGCGTGGGCGTACGCAGCTGGCAATTCAACAATAAAGAGTGGTGCCGCGTAAGCATCGGCCGCATGGACGAAATGGAAGCATTTGCCGAGGCGTTTAAACAACTAAGTTAG
- a CDS encoding flavin monoamine oxidase family protein, which translates to MKTITRRDFLGKGAMLAGGAYPAMLALGMLKPAPAHAFNLEGDGKGKHIIILGAGLAGMTCAYELNKLGYQCTILEARQRTGGRCWSIRNGATNQEIDKPAVTAKFDDDLYFNAGPSRIPHHHELTLHYCKELGVPIQVYNNVNEGAYYFAEGKGPLSNKKVRVREIHNDIRGYMTEMLAKSIDHGGLDSTMTREDGEKIIAYLQAEGGLDVDKLYKASARRGYTESPGAGDRPGKIADPHKLADILHSGLMDPDFYNVAEYTYELQMTMFQAVGGMDQIAKALEKKVAPSVKKGAEVTSINNLAEGVKITYKDAAGVHELTGDMCICTLPLPVLSNVNNNFSGDVSRAIDYISYIQTGKIGLQFKRRFWEEDEHIYGGITHTNNDLTQIFYPSYDYLGKKGILIGYYNFNEKAQKIGALGYAEREKFALEKGRLIHPQYDKEFEASFSVSWHKTKYNLGGWAVYSIETRKTQYPVLLKPDKQVYFAGEHLTYLNAWMAGAFESARSTVAALHARVTEGRASYPAVK; encoded by the coding sequence TTGAAAACAATTACCCGCAGAGATTTTTTGGGTAAGGGTGCTATGCTGGCTGGTGGGGCTTATCCCGCTATGTTGGCATTGGGCATGCTAAAACCCGCTCCCGCGCACGCCTTTAATTTGGAGGGCGATGGCAAGGGCAAACACATTATTATATTAGGAGCGGGCCTTGCCGGCATGACCTGCGCTTATGAGCTTAATAAATTGGGCTATCAATGCACCATACTGGAGGCCCGCCAGCGTACCGGCGGCCGCTGCTGGAGTATCCGCAACGGCGCAACTAACCAGGAGATTGACAAACCGGCGGTTACCGCCAAATTTGATGATGACCTTTACTTTAACGCAGGCCCGTCGCGCATTCCGCATCATCACGAGTTAACGCTGCATTACTGTAAAGAGCTTGGTGTACCTATACAGGTGTACAACAACGTTAATGAGGGCGCTTATTATTTTGCCGAAGGCAAAGGCCCGCTCTCTAACAAAAAAGTCCGTGTACGCGAAATTCATAACGATATCCGCGGTTATATGACCGAAATGCTGGCCAAAAGCATCGATCATGGAGGCCTTGATAGCACCATGACCAGAGAGGATGGCGAAAAGATAATAGCCTATCTGCAAGCCGAAGGAGGTCTTGATGTAGATAAGCTGTACAAGGCATCAGCAAGGAGGGGGTATACCGAATCGCCGGGAGCGGGAGACAGGCCAGGCAAAATTGCCGATCCGCATAAGCTGGCCGATATACTGCATTCGGGCCTCATGGATCCTGATTTTTACAACGTGGCTGAATATACCTACGAATTGCAGATGACCATGTTCCAGGCCGTTGGGGGTATGGATCAGATTGCCAAAGCTCTTGAAAAAAAGGTAGCGCCATCTGTAAAAAAGGGTGCTGAAGTTACTTCGATCAATAACCTGGCCGAGGGGGTAAAAATTACTTATAAAGATGCCGCGGGCGTTCATGAGTTAACCGGCGATATGTGTATTTGCACTTTACCACTGCCTGTTTTAAGTAACGTAAACAACAATTTCTCGGGCGATGTTAGCCGGGCTATCGATTATATCAGCTATATACAAACAGGTAAAATAGGTTTGCAGTTTAAACGCAGGTTTTGGGAGGAGGATGAGCATATATACGGCGGTATTACCCACACCAACAACGATTTAACACAAATTTTTTACCCATCTTATGATTATTTAGGAAAAAAGGGTATCTTGATTGGATATTACAATTTTAACGAAAAAGCCCAGAAAATCGGCGCTTTAGGTTATGCCGAGCGTGAGAAGTTTGCGCTGGAAAAAGGCAGGCTAATCCACCCTCAATATGATAAGGAATTTGAAGCGTCTTTTTCAGTTAGCTGGCACAAAACAAAATACAATTTAGGCGGATGGGCTGTTTACAGCATCGAAACACGCAAAACACAATACCCGGTACTATTAAAGCCCGATAAGCAGGTATACTTTGCCGGCGAACACCTAACCTATCTGAACGCATGGATGGCCGGCGCATTTGAATCGGCCCGCAGTACAGTGGCTGCCCTGCATGCCAGGGTAACTGAAGGCCGCGCAAGCTACCCAGCGGTAAAATAG
- a CDS encoding threonine aldolase family protein, protein MMTVDLRSDTVTKPTPGMLEAMWSAKVGDDVFGEDETINALEEKAAAMFGMEAGIFCPSGTMTNQIAIKCFTQPLDELIADQTAHVYRYEGGGIAFNSGVSTRLLNGYRGIITAEMIEPEINAENIHYPHTSLVVLENTVNKGGGSCYTLNDIKPIDQLCHARDLKLHLDGARIFNALAHTGDKAVDYGTYFDGISVCLSKGLGAPVGSVLLADKATIKYARRIRKVMGGGMRQAGFLAAAAIYALDHHVERLKIDHAHARILGEELANLSWVSHVMPVETNIVLFDTVEPAKAVLAKLAEKGIKASDTDKHRIRFVTHLDIHADQVEYLVGVLKGM, encoded by the coding sequence ATGATGACTGTTGATTTACGCAGTGACACCGTTACCAAACCAACTCCAGGCATGCTGGAAGCCATGTGGAGCGCCAAAGTTGGCGATGATGTTTTTGGCGAAGATGAAACCATAAACGCCCTGGAAGAAAAAGCGGCCGCCATGTTTGGGATGGAAGCGGGAATTTTTTGTCCATCGGGTACCATGACCAACCAGATAGCCATTAAGTGCTTTACCCAACCGCTTGATGAGCTTATTGCCGATCAAACCGCTCACGTGTACCGTTATGAAGGTGGCGGTATTGCCTTTAACTCCGGCGTATCTACCCGTTTACTGAACGGCTACCGCGGCATTATCACAGCCGAAATGATTGAGCCGGAAATTAATGCCGAAAATATTCACTATCCCCACACCAGTTTGGTGGTGTTAGAAAATACAGTGAACAAAGGCGGTGGCAGCTGCTATACTTTAAATGACATTAAACCAATAGATCAGCTTTGCCATGCCAGAGATCTAAAACTCCATTTGGATGGCGCCCGTATTTTTAACGCCCTTGCCCATACCGGCGATAAGGCTGTTGATTACGGAACTTATTTTGATGGCATTTCTGTTTGCTTATCTAAAGGGCTTGGCGCGCCGGTTGGCTCGGTTTTACTGGCTGATAAGGCCACTATTAAATACGCGCGCCGCATTCGTAAGGTAATGGGTGGCGGTATGAGGCAGGCGGGCTTCCTTGCAGCGGCGGCTATATATGCATTGGACCACCATGTAGAACGCCTGAAAATAGACCATGCCCACGCTCGCATTTTGGGCGAAGAACTGGCTAATTTAAGCTGGGTAAGCCATGTAATGCCGGTGGAAACCAATATTGTACTATTTGATACTGTAGAACCCGCCAAAGCAGTACTGGCCAAACTGGCCGAAAAAGGCATTAAAGCCAGCGATACTGATAAACACCGCATCCGTTTTGTAACACACTTAGATATACATGCGGATCAGGTGGAATATTTGGTTGGGGTGCTGAAGGGAATGTAA
- a CDS encoding acyltransferase family protein: MSTIPATLKTKQHFEILDGMRGVAALAVVVFHFTEFLFPSYDVNFIGHGFLAVDFFFCLSGFVIGYAYDDRIGKMGVLEFFKSRIIRLHPLVILGSVLGLIGFLVDPFGGHPEAYSVGRLALIFVSSMLLIPFPAMQERYFNLFSFNAPAWSLFWEYIANIVYALVLYKLARKYLVVLLVIAAAALGFVAFHAKILSGGWAGENFWEGGARIFYSFTAGLLVYRFNFIIKNKLGFIGLALLLLAALMMPHSKWNWLAQLLVVLFYFPLLIALGAGATLSGGLKKLCNFSGNISYPLYMTHYVGIWFFGNYVISHKPPTSQIVYIVIAGVILLVGMGYLAMVAYDIPVRKYLSGKRQQG; encoded by the coding sequence ATGAGCACTATTCCTGCAACTTTAAAAACCAAACAACACTTCGAAATCCTGGACGGCATGCGCGGTGTTGCCGCTTTGGCGGTAGTGGTATTTCATTTTACCGAGTTCCTTTTTCCAAGTTACGATGTAAACTTTATTGGCCACGGCTTCCTCGCTGTCGACTTTTTTTTCTGCCTGTCGGGTTTCGTAATAGGTTATGCTTATGATGACCGGATTGGTAAAATGGGCGTGCTGGAGTTTTTTAAATCAAGAATAATCAGGCTGCATCCGTTGGTTATTTTAGGTTCGGTGTTGGGCCTTATTGGTTTTCTTGTTGATCCGTTTGGCGGTCATCCGGAGGCTTACAGCGTTGGCCGGCTGGCGCTGATATTTGTAAGCTCGATGCTGCTTATCCCGTTCCCGGCCATGCAGGAGCGGTATTTTAACTTGTTTAGTTTTAACGCGCCTGCATGGTCGTTATTTTGGGAGTATATAGCAAATATTGTTTATGCGTTGGTGCTTTACAAGCTTGCGCGCAAGTATTTGGTTGTATTGCTGGTTATAGCCGCGGCAGCGCTCGGTTTTGTGGCCTTCCATGCCAAAATATTATCGGGCGGCTGGGCCGGCGAAAACTTTTGGGAAGGCGGTGCCCGCATTTTTTATTCGTTTACAGCCGGGCTGCTTGTATACCGTTTTAACTTCATTATCAAAAACAAGCTTGGCTTTATTGGGCTTGCCCTATTACTGTTAGCGGCATTAATGATGCCCCATAGTAAATGGAACTGGCTTGCTCAATTGCTCGTGGTTCTTTTTTATTTTCCGCTGCTTATCGCTTTGGGGGCAGGTGCCACGCTTTCGGGAGGCCTTAAAAAACTCTGCAACTTTTCGGGTAATATTTCTTACCCATTGTATATGACCCATTATGTGGGTATCTGGTTTTTTGGCAATTATGTAATAAGCCACAAGCCGCCAACCAGCCAAATTGTTTATATAGTAATTGCAGGCGTAATATTGCTGGTTGGTATGGGCTACCTGGCCATGGTGGCTTATGATATTCCGGTAAGGAAGTATTTGAGTGGTAAGCGGCAGCAGGGCTGA
- a CDS encoding PQQ-dependent sugar dehydrogenase produces MLPKNCKTFILSLSLTAGIAACHAAPQQTAVADTGKGAPVETIKPNSDYKSAFPGQTRITGVKTKMAVTATVINSELKQPWALCVLPDGRFLITQKGGTMRILKADGQADKTISNLPAVLAQGQGGLLDVNIDPDFKTNRMIFWDYAEVTPEGNVLAVAKGKLSADETQVENIEVIYRAKPAYRGALQYGSRILFDKQGNLFVSTGERSGGDIRMKAQDLSAAIGKVLHLTKDGKAVPGGPFANTPNALPEIYAYGFRNPEGMAWNPATGELWEDEFGPRGGDEINIIRPGNNYGWPVVTYGIEYSGEKVGDGIQQKEGVTQPVYYWDPVISPCGITFYTGDMIPEWKGNLFVAALSGSHIARLVIKDNKVVGEERLFKDKRERWRSLATGKDGALYGVTDNGKMYRIAKQ; encoded by the coding sequence ATGCTGCCTAAAAACTGTAAAACATTTATTTTAAGCCTGTCGTTAACAGCCGGGATAGCTGCCTGCCATGCGGCCCCGCAACAAACTGCGGTTGCCGATACCGGCAAAGGTGCACCTGTTGAAACCATTAAGCCCAACAGCGATTATAAATCAGCCTTCCCCGGTCAAACGCGTATCACAGGCGTTAAAACCAAAATGGCGGTAACCGCAACCGTTATTAACAGCGAGTTAAAGCAACCCTGGGCGCTTTGCGTATTGCCCGATGGCCGCTTTCTGATAACCCAAAAGGGTGGTACTATGCGGATCCTAAAAGCTGATGGACAGGCCGATAAAACGATAAGCAATTTGCCTGCAGTGTTGGCCCAGGGCCAGGGCGGCTTGCTGGATGTTAACATCGATCCTGATTTTAAAACCAACCGGATGATATTTTGGGATTATGCCGAAGTAACCCCCGAAGGTAACGTACTGGCCGTAGCTAAAGGTAAATTATCTGCAGATGAAACCCAGGTAGAGAATATTGAAGTGATATACCGTGCAAAGCCCGCTTATAGGGGTGCTTTACAGTACGGCAGCCGCATTTTGTTTGATAAGCAAGGCAACTTGTTTGTAAGCACCGGTGAACGTTCTGGCGGCGATATACGCATGAAAGCGCAGGATTTGAGCGCTGCTATTGGTAAAGTACTGCACTTAACCAAAGATGGTAAGGCGGTGCCGGGTGGCCCCTTTGCCAATACCCCAAATGCCCTGCCCGAAATTTATGCCTACGGTTTCCGCAACCCCGAAGGGATGGCCTGGAACCCCGCAACCGGCGAACTATGGGAAGATGAGTTTGGTCCGCGCGGCGGCGACGAGATCAATATCATCCGCCCGGGCAATAATTACGGCTGGCCTGTGGTTACCTATGGTATTGAATACAGTGGCGAAAAAGTTGGTGATGGTATTCAGCAAAAAGAGGGTGTAACCCAGCCCGTTTATTACTGGGACCCTGTTATATCGCCTTGCGGTATCACTTTTTACACCGGCGATATGATACCCGAATGGAAGGGCAACCTTTTTGTAGCCGCCCTCAGCGGATCGCACATAGCACGCCTGGTTATTAAAGATAATAAAGTTGTAGGCGAGGAGCGCCTGTTTAAAGATAAACGCGAACGCTGGCGCTCGCTTGCCACCGGTAAAGACGGTGCGTTGTACGGCGTAACTGATAATGGCAAAATGTACAGGATAGCTAAACAATAG
- a CDS encoding DNA topoisomerase IB — MNRLVQKLEKIGRDPKVTAKAVGLRYVSDSTPGYTRKKAGKGWSYYDAGGVLVKDKKLIARFAKLVIPPAYTNVWISPYENSHLQFTGTDAAGRKQYRYHAGWNQIRNQSKYHRLQTFAEHLPAIRAQVDKDLARHNLDHEKVVALVVRLMELTSIRVGNESYKKLYGSFGLTTLLNKHVAIEGSKIKFEFKGKKGVFHKVALQSRRLANLVKQCRDIPGKDLFQYYKPDGERCSVGSGDINDYLKGITGEDFTAKDFRTWSGSVSALYAFKEAGEFQNITECKKKIVSVLDEVAINLGNTRTVCKKYYVHPTVIKSYEEGTIFKYLEKIDSHEDAKAAELNIAEKALLQLLETEKLAVAS; from the coding sequence ATGAATCGCCTGGTACAAAAACTCGAAAAAATTGGTCGCGACCCAAAAGTTACGGCAAAGGCAGTTGGCTTACGCTATGTTTCAGATTCAACCCCAGGCTATACCCGTAAAAAAGCGGGCAAGGGCTGGAGTTATTATGATGCCGGTGGCGTGCTGGTAAAGGATAAGAAATTGATTGCCCGTTTTGCCAAACTGGTTATCCCCCCGGCTTACACCAACGTATGGATCTCGCCTTATGAAAACAGCCACCTGCAGTTTACAGGTACCGATGCTGCAGGACGTAAACAATACCGCTACCATGCCGGCTGGAACCAGATCCGAAATCAAAGCAAATACCACCGCCTGCAAACCTTTGCCGAACACCTGCCTGCCATACGCGCCCAGGTAGATAAAGACCTGGCCCGCCACAACCTTGATCATGAAAAAGTTGTGGCGCTGGTAGTACGCCTGATGGAACTGACCAGCATTCGCGTGGGTAATGAATCGTACAAAAAGCTTTACGGGTCGTTTGGCTTAACCACACTGCTTAACAAACATGTGGCCATTGAAGGATCAAAAATAAAGTTTGAGTTTAAAGGTAAAAAAGGTGTTTTTCATAAAGTAGCCCTGCAAAGCAGGCGCCTGGCCAACCTGGTAAAGCAATGCCGCGATATACCTGGCAAGGACCTTTTTCAGTATTATAAACCCGATGGTGAACGGTGTAGTGTCGGCTCGGGTGATATTAACGATTACCTGAAAGGCATTACCGGCGAAGATTTTACCGCCAAAGATTTTCGCACCTGGAGTGGTAGTGTAAGCGCCCTTTACGCCTTTAAAGAGGCCGGCGAGTTTCAAAACATTACCGAATGCAAAAAGAAAATTGTAAGCGTATTGGATGAGGTAGCCATTAACCTTGGCAACACCCGCACCGTTTGCAAAAAATACTACGTACACCCAACGGTAATAAAAAGCTACGAGGAAGGCACTATATTTAAATACCTTGAGAAAATTGACAGCCACGAAGATGCCAAAGCTGCTGAGTTGAATATTGCCGAAAAAGCACTTTTACAACTCCTGGAAACAGAAAAACTCGCGGTAGCGAGTTGA